Proteins encoded together in one Solanum lycopersicum chromosome 7, SLM_r2.1 window:
- the LOC101257679 gene encoding protein RGF1 INDUCIBLE TRANSCRIPTION FACTOR 1, protein MGIQKPTWLEALYREKFFAPCSIHESAKKNEKNICCLDCCTSICPHCVMAHRFHRLLQIRRYVYHDVVRLEDLEKLIDCSNVQAYTINSAKVIFIKKRPQNRQFKGSGNYCTSCDRSLQEPFIHCSLGCKVDFVLHHYNDISPFLRRCTTLQLGPDFFIPHDMADYDTANETAQSTIVDNDEPWGSSLTSGSSSGSENMMLMSTTNNFPCVRKKRSGLYVCGRITINSYNKNISDEDMATSMSRRKGIPHRSPLC, encoded by the exons ATG GGAATTCAAAAGCCTACATGGTTGGAAGCTCTATATAGAGAGAAATTCTTTGCTCCATGTTCAATTCATGAGAGTGCAAAGAAGAATGAGAAGAATATATGTTGTTTAGATTGTTGCACAAGTATTTGCCCTCATTGTGTTATGGCACATCGTTTCCATAGACTTCTTCAAATTCGACGTTACGTTTACCATGATGTTGTTCGACTTGAGGACCTAGAGAAGCTCATAGATTGCTCAAACGTTCAG GCCTACACAATAAATAGTGCTAAGGTGATTTTCATCAAGAAAAGACCTCAAAATAGGCAATTCAAAGGATCTGGAAATTATTGCACTTCTTGTGATAGAAGCCTTCAAGAACCCTTTATTCATTGCTCTCTAGGATGCAAG gTGGATTTTGTGCTACACCACTACAATGACATTTCTCCATTCTTAAGGAGATGTACAACATTACAACTTGGTCCGGACTTTTTTATCCCTCATGACATGGCTGATTATGACACGGCTAACGAGACGGCCCAATCGACGATCGTGGACAACGATGAGCCCTGGGGCTCATCGTTGACGTCTGGATCGTCGTCGGGATCGGAGAACATGATGTTGATGAGTACTACTAATAATTTTCCATGTGTGAGGAAGAAAAGAAGTGGATTATATGTGTGTGGAAGAATTACAATCAATagttataataaaaacataagtgATGAAGACATGGCTACTAGCATGAGTAGAAGAAAAGGGATTCCTCATAGGTCACCTTTATgttag